Within the Aliiroseovarius sp. F47248L genome, the region CATGGGGTATCGAGGCCGGCATCTTCGACTTCAGCTTTCAAAGCGTGGTTCATCTCGTCCCGTATCCATGACCTGTCCTAACGAGAAACTGACCAAGTTTGCAGATCAAGTCAATAAATAAATAAGAGTGAATTAATAATTGACCGATGCAAATAAACTGGTCATTAGAGGTTAAGATGATTGTGAAACCAGGATGACGATTCGGCGCTGCGATGACGCCGATAGGGGAGGTACTCGAAATGAGCGTTTCAACTCATAGACTTACACGCGAGACAATGGCATTCGTACTGGCCGGAGGGCGGGGCAGCCGCCTGAAGGAGCTGACCGATATCAGGGCCAAGCCTGCGGTATATTTCGGAGGGAAGACGCGGATCATCGATTTTGCGCTGTCGAACGCGGTGAATTCCGGCATCCGTCGCATTGGTGTGGCGACGCAGTACAAGGCGCACAGCCTTATCCGTCACCTGCAGCGCGGCTGGAGCTTTTTTCGGGCGGAACGCAACGAGTCTCTTGATATCCTGCCTGCATCGCAGCGTGTCAACGAACGTAACTGGTATCTTGGCACGGCGGATGCTGTCACTCAGAACATCGACATAATCGAAGGCTACGCCCCAAAATACATCCTTATTCTGGCAGGCGATCACATCTATAAACAGGATTATTCGGTGCTGTTGGAACAGCATGTGGAGACCGGGGCGGACGTGACTGTCGGCTGCATCGAAGTACCACGAGAAGAAGCCAGCGCGTTCGGTGTGATGGCGGTCGACGAGAGTGACCGTATTCTTGAGTTTGTTGAAAAACCCGCTGATCCGCCATCAATGCCGGGTGACGAAACCCAGTCCTTGGCCAGCATGGGGATCTATGTCTTCAAGACCGAGTTCCTGATCAAACTGCTGCGTGAAGACGCTCAGTCCGAGACGTCCGAGCATGATTTCGGCAAAGATATTATCCCTGCCTTGGTTGCGGCGGGAAATGCCTATGCCCATCCGTTCAGCCGTTCCTGTGTGACCAGTTCGCATGAGCAAAAGCCCTATTGGCGAGACGTCGGCACCATCGATGCCTATTGGCAGGCCAGTATCGACCTGACCGATTTCGAGCCAGAGTTGGACCTGTATGACCATAGCTGGCCGATCTGGACCTATTCCGAGCTGACGCCTCCTGCAAAATTCATACATAACGAGGAAGACCGGCGCGGCATGGCCGTCTCTTCGATGGTTGCGGGCGGGTGCATCATATCGGGTGCGCAGTTGAACCAGTGCCTGTTGCACAGTGGAGTCCATGCAAACTCGTATTCTGAACTCAATGGTGTTGTCGCGTTGCCAGATGTTCGTATAGGACGCAAAGCACGGTTGAAGAACGTCATCATTGATCGGTCTGTGCGTATTCCCGCGGGGCTTGTTGTGGGCGAAAACGCAGAAGAGGACTCCAAGCGGTTTCGCCGCTCTGAGAATGGGATATGCCTTATCACACAAGCGATGATCGACAAGTTGGAGCAATGACCCTCAACCTACTCTCAGTTGCGTCTGAATGCGCGCCCTTCGTCAAGACGGGGGGATTGGCAGATGTCGTCGGCGCGCTTGGCCGTGTAATGGGGGCGCATGATGTTGAATGTCGTGTCCTTCTGCCGCTTTACCGCCAGATTGCGCATCTGGCGACCGGGGCAACGGAAATCCTGAATGTCGGTTCACATTTTGGCGGATCGGTGCGCGTCTTGGAAAAGCGTGAAAGCGGCGTTGACCTTTTGCTGATCGACGCGCCGCATCTTTACGACCGTCCGGGCCAGATTTATCTGAACGAAAGTGGTGTGGATTGGGCGGACAATCATCTGCGCTTTGGATTGCTTGGCTGGTTGGGTGCGGAAATCGGACGCACCGGTATCGCGGGCTGGAAGCCCGATGTGATCCACGCACACGATTGGCAGGCTGGATTGACTCCGGTCTATTTGCGTCAAGCTGCTGGCGCGGCGCCGCCGTGTGTCCTGACCATTCACAACATCGCTTTTCAGGGCAATTTCCCGGCAACGACTATGGGCACATTGGGTCTTGATCCCAAAGGCTTCACACAGGACGGGTTTGAGTATTTCGGCCAGATCAGCTTTCTTAAAGGTGGCTTGATGCAGGCCGACCAGATTACCACGGTCAGCCCGACCTATGCACGAGAACTGATGACGCCGGAGTTTGGAATGGGGCTTGAGGGCGTTTTGATGGCGCGCAAGGCGGACCTTTCCGGCATCCTCAACGGTATCGACATGGTCGCCTGGGACCCCGCGACCGACCCGGCACTGGTTCAGAATTACACAAGCCGCACGCTGGCGAAAAAGAGTGTGAACAAACAAGCAGTGTTGGAACATTTCGGTCTTGACCCGGACACCACCGCGCCGCTCTTTTCGGTGATCAGCCGCTTGTCAGAGCAAAAAGGGCTGGATCTCGCATTGCAAGCGTTGCCAACAATCCTTGAAAGAGGCGCGCGGTTCGTGCTGCTGGGGTCGGGGACGCCAGAGCTGGAACAGGGTTTTCGTGAACTCGCCGCCCGCTATCCCAACAGTGTCGGTGTCGAAATCGGGTTCAACGAAGATCTGGCTCATCAGATGCAGGCGGGTGCGGATGCCACGCTGGTTCCGTCCCGGTTCGAGCCTTGCGGCCTGACCCAACTTTGCGCAATGCGTTATGGGACCTTGCCGATCGTCTCGGTCACCGGCGGTCTGGCCGATACGGTCATTGACGCCAATGAGGCTGCACTGGCTGCGGGCTGTGCCACAGGCCTGCAATTCGCGCCAACGACGGGCGAGAAACTGGGCGATGCACTCGACCGCGCTATGGCGATCTATTCCGACACAAAGGCGTGGCAGAAAATCCAACGCAACGGGATGAAACATCCTGTGGGCTGGGATGTCTCTGCGCAGCGGATGGCGGATATATATTGTAACTTGGCAGGGGCCTAAGAGCAGATGCATGAAGCCGCACCCATCCTTAGCATCGTTGCCGGAGATCACACCCGTCTGGGTGCGATCTTTGACGGCCAAGGCGTCAACTTCGCGGTCTTTTCCGAGAACGCGACAAAGATCGAGCTGTGCCTGTTCAGCCCTGACGGACAGCGCGAAACCGCGCGCGTGGCATTGCCGGACCGCACAGGGCCCGTCTGGCATGGCTATGTTCCGGGTCTGAAATCCGGCGCGCTTTATGGATATCGGGCGCACGGGCCCTATGAACCGGACCGGGGCCACCGTTTCAATCCGATGAAGCTGCTTGCCGATCCCTATGCCCGCGCGTTTCACGGCGAATGGCACGCGGCCAAGGAAACACTGGGCTATGACCTCGCGGTGCCTGAACGCGACGCTGGACCAAGCCAGATTGACAGCGCCCAATTCGTTCCCAAATCCATCGTGCCAGAACCCGAAACACCGTGGAGCGGCACGCCGGCCCCGCGCAGATCGTGGTCGGAAACCGTCATTTACGAGGCCCATGTCAAAGGTCTGACCCAACTTCATCCCGATGTGCCGGAAAACCTGCGCGGCACCTACGAGGCGCTTGGGTGTGATGCCATCATCGCGCATCTCAAAAAGCTCGGCGTGACCGCGCTGGAACTGCTGCCGGTGCACGCGTTTCTTGATGATGGCTTTCTGGTTGAGCGCGGGCTGACGAACTATTGGGGCTACAACAGCCTTGGTTTCTTTGCCCTTGAGCCCCGCTATCTCGGGCCGAACGGCGTCGATGGGTTCCGTCACGCCGTCGACCGGCTTCATGCAGCGGGTATCGAGGTTATTCTGGACGTCGTCTTCAACCACACTGCCGAAGGCGATCATCGCGGCCCGACCCTGTCTTTTCGCGGGTTGGACAACGCGGCCTACTATACCCTTCAGGCCAGCCATTCCCGTTACTATGTGAACGATACCGGCTGCGGAAACACCGTGGCGGTCCACCATCCCTTTGTGCTGCGGATGGTTCTGGATTCCTTGCGATATTGGGTGACGGTCATGGGGATCGACGGGTTTCGGTTCGATCTTGCCACGACACTGGGGCGCGAACCGCATGGCTTTGATTTGCATGGTGGTTTCTTTGACGCGGTCCGGCAGGACCCGGTCCTAAGCCGGTGCAAAATGATTGCAGAGCCATGGGATATCGGGCCCGGAGGCTACCAGCTTGGCGGCTTTCCTGCCGATTGGGGCGAATGGAACGACAGGTTCCGCGACACCACACGCAAATTCTGGCGTGGCGACGCGCATGCGGCGCGGGAACTGGCGGGCAATTTGCTGGGCACGGCATCAATATTCGATCACTCCGGGCGCAAACCTTACAGTTCGATCAATTTCGTTGCCGCCCATGACGGTTTCACGCTGGCCGATGTGACCCGCTATCGCGAGAAACACAATGAAGCCAACGGCGAAAGCAACGCCGATGGCCATGGGCACAACCTGTCTGACAATTGCGGTGTCGAGGGCGACACGCGGGACACCGCGATCCTTGCCCGCCGGGCACAGCGGGCGCGCAATCTTTTGGCGACGGTCTTCCTGTCCCAAGGAACCCCCATGCTTCTGGCCGGGGACGAATTGGGGCGCACGCAGCGTGGTAACAACAACACCTATTGCCAGGACAACGAAACCAGTTGGATCAACTGGGCAGATGCTGACAGCGGTCTTCTGGACTTCGCCAAGCGTTTGATTGCGTTGCGCCGGGACAACCCGGTTTTGCGACAGGGCCACTATCTGCACGGGCGGTTGCGTCAAGATGAGCTGCCGGATGTTGAGTGGTTCAGTTTGAAGGGTGGCGCGTTGAACTGGCGCGATTCCTCGCTTGATGGGTTTTGCCTTTTGATCCGAGGCGGCGTGGAAAGCGCGCTGTCACAATCAGGCACGGTCGCGATCGTGGTGAATGGCGGGGAAAGCGACAAATGTGTGACGCTGCCTGACCCGACTGCAGATCAGCAATGGAAGCGCGTGCTGGACACCGCGGCCCCAACGGCGCCTGCTGCAATCGTCACCGAACGCAACAGGCAGCCGATTGCAACCCATTCGCTGGTGGTTTTCGTCGGCGCGCAGGTCACAGCATGACAGACTGGATGTCCCAGCTTTGCACCTATGTCGGCGTGCACGCGCAGTATCGCGGGTTTGACGGCCAGACGATCGAGGTGTCGCGCGATACTCAGGTTGCAGTTTTGCAGGCGATGGGGCTGGATGTCCGCTCAGACACGGATGCGCAGGTCCTATTGCGACAAATGCAGACCGAAGACGCAGCACGGCCACTGCCGCCCGAAGTTGTCGTCGACGCCGGTAAGCTTTGTAAGCTGACGTTGGCGCGGCCTGCGGAATGGAAGCTTGAGGCGGAAGGCACCGGTGAAACGCTTGCCCGTGGGCAGGCTAAGAACAAGCTTTCGCTTCCCGACCTGCCACTGGGTATTCACCGCCTGCACTTACGCTCTGATGCGCGCGAATTCACCACCTGGGTTCTGGCCCGCCCGGCCAGTGCCATCCAGTTGGAAGATCATATCCCCGAGCCGCGTATTTGGGGCGTGTTGGCGCCGCTTTATGGTCTGACCGACGGAGATGCCGCACAGATTGGAAGCTATGGTTTGCTTGGTGACTATGCCGTTGCGATGGCAGCGCATGGCGCGGACTTTGTCGGCATCAACCCCGTGCATGCGATGGGTCAGGCCCGGCCTGACGATGTGGTAAGCCCGTACTCCCCCAGCCATCGCGGGTTACTGAACACGTGGCACTGTGCGGACTATGACGGTCAGGCGGGTGACGAAACGGAACTGGTTGATTACCCGACAGCATTGCGAAACACCGCGCGCGCACTTGCGGATCAGTTTGCCAGTTTTTGCGACCTTCCAGACGGTGCGCCTCAGCGACGCGCTTTTAAAACCTATGTCGAGTGGGCAGGGATCGCGCTTCACGAATTTGCTCTGTTCGAAGTCTTGTCCGTCAGCTTTGGCGCAGACTGGCGCACTTGGCCCGCGCCATACCGCGACCATGATGCGGATGCCCTAGCGGCATTTGAGACCACCCATAAAGAGGAAATCGCCCGCATCAAATGGGAACAGTGGCAGGCGGACGTGCAACTTTCAGACGCGCAGGACAGGGCATGCAAAGCCGGGATGCGCGTTGGACTATACCTTGATCTTGCAGTTGGTCCTCGTCTTGGCGGGGCAGAGACTTGGGTGAAGGACAGCTCGTTGATCACTGGTGCCACGCTTGGTGCGCCGCCTGATCCCCTTGGCCCCGTTGGTCAAAGCTGGGGCCTTGCTCCGCAATCGCCGCTGAAACTGCGGTCTGAAGGCTATGCCGGGTTCGCGCGCCTGCTCCGGTCCGTTATGCGCCATGCGGGCATGATCCGGATCGACCACGTTTTGGGCCTGATGCGCAGCTTCTGGATCCCCGATGGCGGGGCCGAGGGCACTTACGTTAGCTATCCTTTCGACGCGCTTCTTGCTGTTGTGGCAATTGAAAGTGCGCGCAGCAATACAATCGTCGTGGGCGAGGATCTGGGTCTGATCCCCGAGGGGCTGCGCGAAAAGCTCGCTGCCTCGGGCGTCTACGGTCTGGACGTGCTGCAATATATGCGCACGACGACCGGCGGTTTCACCGATACGACCAAGACACGACGCTTGGCGATTTGTGGATTTGCGACCCATGATACACCTACCGTCGCCGGGTTTTTCACCGCCGAAGACGCGCGCGTAAGGCATCAGTTCGGTGGTATTGATGCGCAAACGCTGAAAAAAACCCACGCGGATCGTACACGTGCGCGCGAAACGCTCGGCTCCTCGGACCCGGTGCCGGAAATTCATCATCAACTGGCGCGCGCGAATGCCAGCATGGTGTCGATCCAGCTTGATGATATCGCGGAACGCACGTCCCAACAGAACCTGCCGGGCACAGTCGACAGTTATCCGAACTGGCGGCTGAAGGCCCCTTTCACCGTCGATGAGATCGCACAGTCGGAAGCTTTCAAAAGGCTTGCCGAAGACATGCGGGCTCAAGGTCGGTCGAACCCCAGAAGAATGGAGAAAAAAGATGGTCTTCAAGACTGTTCAGACCACGCCCATTGAAGGGCAAAAGCCGGGGACTTCCGGTTTGCGCAAGAAAACGGCCGTTTTCCGTGAGCCAGGATATCTGGAAAACTTCGTGCAATGCATCTTTGACGGCACGGGCGGCGCGGCGGGCAAGACCTATGTCGTTGGCGGCGATGGCCGGTTCTTCAACACGCAGGCCATCGGCGTGATCATCAGGATGGCCGCAGCCAACGGAGCTGCACGTTTGATTGTGGGGCAAGACGGCATCCTGTCCACACCCGCTGCATCGAACCTGATCCGCAAGTATAAGACCGATGGCGGGATTATCCTGTCAGCCAGCCACAATCCGGGCGGCGAGAACGGCGATTTCGGCATTAAGTTCAACGCAGCCAACGGGGGGCCAGCGCCAGAAAAGATCACCGATGCGATCTTTGCCAAGACGCTTGAGATCACGGAATACAAGATTGCCGAACAAGAGCCTGAAGACATCGGCAAGGTCGGTTCCTTCACAGTTGGCGATTGCCGGATCGACGTTGTTGATCCTGTCGATGACTATGAAACACTGATGCAGGAACTTTTTGATTTCGATGCTATCAGCACCCTTTTTGCGGGCGGCTTTCGCATCTGTTTCGACGCCATGCATGCGGTCACCGGCCCCTATGCCACACGCATCCTTGAAGGGACTCTGGGCGCGCCCAAAGGTTCGGTCATCAACGCTGTGCCGTCGCCGGATTTTGGCGGTGGGCATCCTGATCCGAACCCCGTCTGGGCCAGCGAACTGGTGGCGATCATGAACGGTGATGACGCGCCTGATTTCGGGGCAGCCTCTGATGGCGATGGTGACCGCAACATGGTCATGGGCAAGGGCACTTTCATTTCGCCGTCCGACAGCCTTGCCTTGCTGACAGCTTACGCGCATCTGGCACCCGCTTATTCGGGCAAACTTGCGGGCGTGGCACGTTCCATGCCCACAAGTCAGGCGGTCGATCTGGTCGCCAAGCGTTTGGGTATTCCATGCTTTGAAACGCCAACCGGATGGAAGTTTTTCGGCAATCTTCTAGACGCGGGCAAGGCCACGCTTTGCGGAGAAGAAAGCGCGGGCACCGGGTCAAACCATATTCGGGAAAAAGACGGGCTTTGGGCTGTGTTGCTCTGGCTGAATATTCTGGCGCGCGACGGGCGTGATATTGTCCAATTGCAAAGCGATCATTGGCGCAGCTTCGGGCGCAACTTCTATTCGCGCCACGATTACGAGGAAATCCCGACGGAGGCTGCCGAGGCGCTGATGGCGGCTCTGCGCGGACGCTTGGCGGATCTGCCGGGCACGGCGGTTGCGCGATTGGAAGTAAGCACCGCGGATGACTTCGCTTATCGCGATCCGATTGATCAAAGCCTGACCGAGGCACAGGGCGTGCGGATTGGTTTCACAGACGGCTCGCGCGTTGTGATGCGCCTGTCCGGCACAGGCACCCAAGGGGCCACGCTTCGCGTCTATCTGGAACGCTTTGTCGACCGCAGCGGAGACCATACGCAGGACTTGCAGGCGGCCCTTGCCCCTGTGATCGCAGCGGCAGAAGCCCTTGCTGACATAACGAAACACACTGGCCGGAGCAGCGCAGACGTCATCACATGATGAATCGCGCGGGCCCAAAACACACATGACCGTGACTGGAAAAACCATGAAAGACTTCAAAGCTACAGGCGCGCTTGCTAGCGCAATCGACTTTCACCTTGCCCATAGCGTGGGCAAGACGCCGGAAAGTGCATCCATCACCGATTGGCGTCTGGCCCTGTCCCGAGCCGTCCGTGACAAGCTGATCACGCCATGGTTCGATGCAACGCATCAGACCTACGCAAAGGACCGCAAGCGGGTTTACTACCTCTCGATGGAATTCCTGTTGGGCCGCATCCTTGAAGACGCGGTGAACAACCTTGGCCTTGAGGACGAAGCGAAAGAGGCGCTTGCGGCTTACGATGTGGATTTTGCCGATGTGGTGGGGGACGAGCCCGATGCCGCGTTGGGTAATGGCGGGCTGGGTCGGCTTGCTGCTTGTTTTCTTGACAGCCTGTCCTGCCTTGGTATCCCGGCGCACGGCTATGGCATTCGCTATGCGCATGGTCTGTTCCGGCAATCCTTCGAAGATGGCCGCCAGATGGAAATGGCCGAGGATTGGCTGCGCCACCAGCACAACTGGGAATTTGAACGGTCGGAA harbors:
- the glgC gene encoding glucose-1-phosphate adenylyltransferase, with amino-acid sequence MSVSTHRLTRETMAFVLAGGRGSRLKELTDIRAKPAVYFGGKTRIIDFALSNAVNSGIRRIGVATQYKAHSLIRHLQRGWSFFRAERNESLDILPASQRVNERNWYLGTADAVTQNIDIIEGYAPKYILILAGDHIYKQDYSVLLEQHVETGADVTVGCIEVPREEASAFGVMAVDESDRILEFVEKPADPPSMPGDETQSLASMGIYVFKTEFLIKLLREDAQSETSEHDFGKDIIPALVAAGNAYAHPFSRSCVTSSHEQKPYWRDVGTIDAYWQASIDLTDFEPELDLYDHSWPIWTYSELTPPAKFIHNEEDRRGMAVSSMVAGGCIISGAQLNQCLLHSGVHANSYSELNGVVALPDVRIGRKARLKNVIIDRSVRIPAGLVVGENAEEDSKRFRRSENGICLITQAMIDKLEQ
- the glgA gene encoding glycogen synthase GlgA encodes the protein MTLNLLSVASECAPFVKTGGLADVVGALGRVMGAHDVECRVLLPLYRQIAHLATGATEILNVGSHFGGSVRVLEKRESGVDLLLIDAPHLYDRPGQIYLNESGVDWADNHLRFGLLGWLGAEIGRTGIAGWKPDVIHAHDWQAGLTPVYLRQAAGAAPPCVLTIHNIAFQGNFPATTMGTLGLDPKGFTQDGFEYFGQISFLKGGLMQADQITTVSPTYARELMTPEFGMGLEGVLMARKADLSGILNGIDMVAWDPATDPALVQNYTSRTLAKKSVNKQAVLEHFGLDPDTTAPLFSVISRLSEQKGLDLALQALPTILERGARFVLLGSGTPELEQGFRELAARYPNSVGVEIGFNEDLAHQMQAGADATLVPSRFEPCGLTQLCAMRYGTLPIVSVTGGLADTVIDANEAALAAGCATGLQFAPTTGEKLGDALDRAMAIYSDTKAWQKIQRNGMKHPVGWDVSAQRMADIYCNLAGA
- the glgX gene encoding glycogen debranching protein GlgX, whose product is MHEAAPILSIVAGDHTRLGAIFDGQGVNFAVFSENATKIELCLFSPDGQRETARVALPDRTGPVWHGYVPGLKSGALYGYRAHGPYEPDRGHRFNPMKLLADPYARAFHGEWHAAKETLGYDLAVPERDAGPSQIDSAQFVPKSIVPEPETPWSGTPAPRRSWSETVIYEAHVKGLTQLHPDVPENLRGTYEALGCDAIIAHLKKLGVTALELLPVHAFLDDGFLVERGLTNYWGYNSLGFFALEPRYLGPNGVDGFRHAVDRLHAAGIEVILDVVFNHTAEGDHRGPTLSFRGLDNAAYYTLQASHSRYYVNDTGCGNTVAVHHPFVLRMVLDSLRYWVTVMGIDGFRFDLATTLGREPHGFDLHGGFFDAVRQDPVLSRCKMIAEPWDIGPGGYQLGGFPADWGEWNDRFRDTTRKFWRGDAHAARELAGNLLGTASIFDHSGRKPYSSINFVAAHDGFTLADVTRYREKHNEANGESNADGHGHNLSDNCGVEGDTRDTAILARRAQRARNLLATVFLSQGTPMLLAGDELGRTQRGNNNTYCQDNETSWINWADADSGLLDFAKRLIALRRDNPVLRQGHYLHGRLRQDELPDVEWFSLKGGALNWRDSSLDGFCLLIRGGVESALSQSGTVAIVVNGGESDKCVTLPDPTADQQWKRVLDTAAPTAPAAIVTERNRQPIATHSLVVFVGAQVTA
- the malQ gene encoding 4-alpha-glucanotransferase, translated to MTDWMSQLCTYVGVHAQYRGFDGQTIEVSRDTQVAVLQAMGLDVRSDTDAQVLLRQMQTEDAARPLPPEVVVDAGKLCKLTLARPAEWKLEAEGTGETLARGQAKNKLSLPDLPLGIHRLHLRSDAREFTTWVLARPASAIQLEDHIPEPRIWGVLAPLYGLTDGDAAQIGSYGLLGDYAVAMAAHGADFVGINPVHAMGQARPDDVVSPYSPSHRGLLNTWHCADYDGQAGDETELVDYPTALRNTARALADQFASFCDLPDGAPQRRAFKTYVEWAGIALHEFALFEVLSVSFGADWRTWPAPYRDHDADALAAFETTHKEEIARIKWEQWQADVQLSDAQDRACKAGMRVGLYLDLAVGPRLGGAETWVKDSSLITGATLGAPPDPLGPVGQSWGLAPQSPLKLRSEGYAGFARLLRSVMRHAGMIRIDHVLGLMRSFWIPDGGAEGTYVSYPFDALLAVVAIESARSNTIVVGEDLGLIPEGLREKLAASGVYGLDVLQYMRTTTGGFTDTTKTRRLAICGFATHDTPTVAGFFTAEDARVRHQFGGIDAQTLKKTHADRTRARETLGSSDPVPEIHHQLARANASMVSIQLDDIAERTSQQNLPGTVDSYPNWRLKAPFTVDEIAQSEAFKRLAEDMRAQGRSNPRRMEKKDGLQDCSDHAH
- a CDS encoding alpha-D-glucose phosphate-specific phosphoglucomutase — translated: MVFKTVQTTPIEGQKPGTSGLRKKTAVFREPGYLENFVQCIFDGTGGAAGKTYVVGGDGRFFNTQAIGVIIRMAAANGAARLIVGQDGILSTPAASNLIRKYKTDGGIILSASHNPGGENGDFGIKFNAANGGPAPEKITDAIFAKTLEITEYKIAEQEPEDIGKVGSFTVGDCRIDVVDPVDDYETLMQELFDFDAISTLFAGGFRICFDAMHAVTGPYATRILEGTLGAPKGSVINAVPSPDFGGGHPDPNPVWASELVAIMNGDDAPDFGAASDGDGDRNMVMGKGTFISPSDSLALLTAYAHLAPAYSGKLAGVARSMPTSQAVDLVAKRLGIPCFETPTGWKFFGNLLDAGKATLCGEESAGTGSNHIREKDGLWAVLLWLNILARDGRDIVQLQSDHWRSFGRNFYSRHDYEEIPTEAAEALMAALRGRLADLPGTAVARLEVSTADDFAYRDPIDQSLTEAQGVRIGFTDGSRVVMRLSGTGTQGATLRVYLERFVDRSGDHTQDLQAALAPVIAAAEALADITKHTGRSSADVIT